From a region of the Calliphora vicina chromosome 4, idCalVici1.1, whole genome shotgun sequence genome:
- the LOC135958681 gene encoding ABC transporter F family member 4-like yields MYNKRLQVQRKTRPSFNTMRSYIIVAFIALAVILQQAQSASLTNLLDEKDGGFSLNKSPIGKRQDEEKGQVKLGGSHKGGEDASEAEGDDEEGEQKEAKAQEEDGGSASGEAALKASAKGSAGIGGEGEAKAGGKPKIASANAAEAGSEDEEEESGETDDEVAKAIKAAGQAGAEGDEAAASKKKKSEKQPAKEAESEEEDEEASKDEKEQQAQGKKGKPQEENGEDEEAEPKDDEEEEEKPKSKKPKGDKPQVEEEEGSEEEEAKQQKPKEEEEGSQEEQQKEQKPKKKPAGDEADEEPEEEEGKDEEPEEEEEDAKKAGGHAKGGAGAEPEEEDEEAEGGAEEGAANKAEGGAEVQGEAAGEALEGLVGQAKGGAGEESQEDDEEAEGGAAGKAEGGAEGKAEGKAKIGAGAKGGAEAEAEEESDSESEEDAEGGAAGKAEGGIAAQGSIGAGAGGEASAEGDQSHDGQQKSILELEQEPAIEPELEPEQKPELEPELEPEVQPEEEHELKPEQELDLELNEE; encoded by the exons ATGTATAACAAACGTTTACAAGTTCAGCGAAAAACAAGACCATCATTTAATACAATGCGTTCATACATAATTGTAGCATTTATTGCACTAGCAG TGATTTTGCAGCAGGCACAATCGGCCAGTTTGACTAATTTGCTGGACGAAAAGGATGGAGGCTTTAGCTTAAATAAAAGTCCCATTGGTAAGAGACAAGATGAGGAGAAGGGCCAGGTGAAATTGGGCGGTAGTCACAAGGGAGGAGAAGATGCTTCTGAGGCTGAGGGAGATGATGAGGAAGGTGAGCAAAAGGAAGCTAAAGCTCAAGAAGAAGATGGTGGAAGTGCCAGTGGCGAAGCAGCTCTAAAAGCATCTGCCAAGGGATCAGCAGGAATTGGTGGGGAAGGTGAAGCAAAAGCCGGTGGAAAGCCAAAGATAGCTAGTGCAAATGCCGCTGAAGCTGGTAGTGAAGATGAGGAAGAGGAAAGTGGTGAAACTGATGATGAAGTAGCTAAAGCCATTAAAGCAGCTGGTCAAGCTGGAGCTGAAGGAGATGAAGCTGCTGCCTCAAAGAAGAAAAAGTCGGAGAAACAGCCAGCTAAAGAAGCTGAATCTGAAGAAGAAGATGAAGAAGCATCCAAGGATGAAAAAGAACAACAGGCACAGGGTAAGAAAGGCAAACCTCAAGAAGAAAATGGTGAAGATGAGGAAGCCGAACCTAAAGACGATGAAGAGGAGGAAGagaaacccaaaagcaaaaagcCTAAAGGAGATAAACCTCAAGTAGAGGAAGAAGAAGGTTCTGAAGAGGAAGAAGCCAAACAGCAAAAGCccaaagaagaagaagaaggaTCTCAAGAAGAACAACAGAAAGAGCAAAAACCTAAAAAGAAGCCAGCCGGAGATGAAGCCGATGAAGAACCAGAAGAAGAAGAAGGCAAGGATGAAGAGCCTGAAGAAGAGGAAGAAGATGCTAAGAAGGCTGGAGGTCACGCCAAAGGAGGAGCTGGAGCTGAACCTGAAGAAGAAGACGAAGAAGCTGAGGGAGGAGCTGAAGAAGGAGCTGCCAACAAAGCTGAGGGAGGGGCAGAAGTTCAAGGCGAAGCAGCAGGAGAAGCTTTAGAAGGACTTGTAGGACAAGCTAAAGGAGGAGCTGGGGAAGAATCTCAAGAAGATGACGAAGAAGCCGAGGGAGGTGCAGCAGGTAAGGCTGAGGGAGGAGCTGAAGGCAAGGCTGAAGgcaaagctaaaattggagctGGAGCTAAAGGAGGAGCTGAAGCAGAAGCTGAAGAAGAGTCTGACTCAGAATCAGAGGAAGATGCTGAAGGTGGAGCTGCAGGAAAAGCTGAAGGAGGAATTGCTGCACAAGGTAGTATTGGAGCTGGAGCTGGAGGAGAAGCTTCAGCGGAAGGAGACCAATCTCATGATGGACAACAGAAAAGCATACTTG